In Atribacteraceae bacterium, one DNA window encodes the following:
- a CDS encoding CtsR family transcriptional regulator, protein MIVKTGTVRAMFSLCDSIEKYLVGLLESSPNHVITIQRGRIAEEFDCAPSQINYVLSTRFNVFRGFIVESRRGGSGYVRIIRIPMDRLEPVLSYLESQETELRETDVEGIVNWLEREGFITSREGLLMKAAMISALGSIQYNTHASFAFKNMVRTNILKEMLLQVLKEEMLE, encoded by the coding sequence ATGATAGTCAAAACCGGGACGGTGAGGGCCATGTTCTCGCTATGCGATTCCATTGAAAAATACTTAGTCGGACTACTCGAAAGTTCTCCCAACCATGTGATCACCATACAACGGGGGCGTATCGCCGAAGAGTTCGATTGCGCTCCTTCCCAGATCAATTACGTTCTTTCCACCCGCTTCAACGTGTTTCGGGGCTTTATCGTTGAAAGCCGGCGGGGGGGTAGCGGGTATGTCCGGATCATTCGAATTCCTATGGACCGACTGGAGCCGGTGTTGTCATACCTGGAAAGCCAGGAAACCGAACTGAGGGAAACCGATGTGGAAGGGATTGTCAACTGGCTGGAACGGGAGGGATTCATTACCTCCCGGGAAGGCCTCTTGATGAAGGCGGCCATGATCAGCGCCCTGGGAAGCATTCAGTACAACACCCACGCATCGTTTGCCTTCAAGAACATGGTCAGGACGAATATCCTGAAAGAAATGCTCCTGCAAGTGCTCAAGGAGGAAATGTTGGAATAG